The following are encoded together in the Methylomonas methanica MC09 genome:
- a CDS encoding cysteine-rich CWC family protein: MRLLRENIDSKHEAKLCPRCQREFICKANRIHCCDCSSICLSFETSEYIRQRYEECLCTACLQELAVLVTSQK; this comes from the coding sequence ATGCGCTTGTTAAGAGAAAATATCGATAGTAAGCATGAAGCAAAACTCTGCCCGCGTTGCCAACGTGAATTTATTTGCAAGGCCAATCGCATTCATTGCTGCGACTGCTCCAGTATTTGCTTGTCCTTTGAAACCAGTGAGTATATTCGTCAACGTTACGAAGAATGCTTATGTACGGCGTGCCTGCAAGAATTAGCGGTCCTGGTTACGTCTCAAAAATAA
- the gpmI gene encoding 2,3-bisphosphoglycerate-independent phosphoglycerate mutase yields MKLEKSSRFSACPGPVVTIVLDGVGISPREDGDAVKAARTPTLDRLMASYPMTQLLAHGKAVGMPSDDDMGNSEVGHNAMGAGRVFAQGAKLVAESIASGHLWQGQAWHDVVATAKQGGTLHFLGLFSDGNVHSHIDHLKAMLEQAKAEGVAKARVHILLDGRDVGETSALDYVDPFEAYLDGLRSTEFDVAIASGGGRMSITMDRYEADWSMVKRGWDIHVRAEGRQFSSAHEAIETYRNEAHVIDQDLPGFVIAKDGQPLGPIVDGDAVVFFNFRGDRSIEISRAFVEEEFAPFERGPLPKVTYAGMMQYDGDTKLPPRFLVEPPAIDRTLGEYLAQNGVSQYAISETQKYGHVTYFWNGNRSGKFDDTLETYVEILSDVVPFEQRPWMKCAEITDALIEAIRSGKHRYLRVNYANGDMVGHTGNFEAAVTAMQGLDLQLARLIPVILAANGTAIITADHGNADEMYELDKKGNVTRTAEGRTKAKTSHTLNPVPFVLVSADVNLGYKLRQDLPAAGLSNLAATTLNLLGFEAPADYDASLIEAV; encoded by the coding sequence ATGAAATTAGAAAAATCCTCCCGTTTTTCCGCTTGTCCCGGCCCCGTCGTTACCATCGTGCTGGACGGCGTCGGCATCTCTCCACGCGAAGACGGCGATGCGGTCAAGGCTGCTCGCACCCCCACTTTGGACCGTTTGATGGCAAGTTACCCCATGACTCAATTGCTGGCGCACGGTAAAGCGGTCGGCATGCCCAGCGACGACGACATGGGCAACAGCGAAGTCGGCCACAACGCCATGGGCGCGGGCCGCGTATTCGCACAAGGCGCTAAACTGGTAGCGGAATCGATTGCCAGTGGTCACCTGTGGCAAGGCCAAGCCTGGCACGATGTGGTCGCTACCGCCAAGCAAGGCGGCACACTGCATTTCCTCGGCCTGTTTTCCGACGGCAACGTGCATTCGCATATCGACCACCTGAAGGCGATGCTGGAACAGGCCAAAGCCGAAGGCGTGGCCAAGGCTCGCGTGCATATCCTGTTGGACGGCCGCGACGTGGGCGAGACTTCGGCGTTGGATTATGTCGATCCGTTCGAAGCCTATCTGGACGGTTTGCGCAGCACCGAATTCGACGTGGCGATTGCGTCGGGCGGCGGCCGCATGAGCATCACCATGGACCGCTACGAAGCGGACTGGAGCATGGTCAAACGCGGCTGGGATATTCATGTACGCGCCGAAGGCCGGCAATTTTCCAGTGCGCATGAAGCGATCGAAACCTACCGTAACGAAGCACACGTCATCGATCAGGATTTGCCGGGCTTCGTCATCGCCAAAGACGGCCAACCCTTAGGTCCTATCGTCGATGGCGATGCGGTGGTGTTCTTTAACTTTCGCGGTGACCGCTCCATAGAAATTTCCCGCGCCTTCGTTGAAGAAGAATTTGCCCCGTTCGAGCGCGGCCCGCTACCCAAAGTCACTTATGCCGGCATGATGCAATACGACGGCGATACCAAACTGCCGCCACGCTTTCTGGTGGAGCCGCCGGCCATCGACCGCACCCTGGGCGAATATCTGGCCCAAAACGGCGTGTCTCAATACGCCATCAGCGAGACGCAAAAATACGGCCACGTCACCTATTTCTGGAACGGCAACCGCTCCGGCAAATTCGACGATACACTGGAAACCTATGTGGAAATTCTTAGCGACGTGGTGCCCTTCGAACAACGTCCCTGGATGAAATGCGCCGAGATTACCGACGCCTTGATCGAGGCCATTCGCAGTGGCAAGCACCGCTACCTGCGGGTCAACTACGCCAACGGCGATATGGTCGGCCATACCGGCAATTTCGAGGCAGCGGTTACCGCCATGCAGGGCCTGGATTTGCAATTGGCCCGTCTGATTCCGGTTATTTTGGCCGCCAACGGCACCGCGATTATTACCGCCGACCACGGCAACGCCGACGAAATGTACGAGCTGGACAAAAAAGGCAACGTTACCCGCACTGCGGAAGGCCGCACCAAAGCCAAAACCTCGCACACTTTAAACCCGGTGCCTTTCGTGTTGGTTTCGGCGGATGTCAATCTGGGCTATAAACTGCGCCAGGATTTGCCGGCGGCAGGTCTGTCCAATCTGGCTGCGACTACCTTGAACCTGCTCGGCTTCGAAGCGCCGGCCGACTACGACGCCAGTTTGATCGAAGCGGTCTAA
- a CDS encoding efflux RND transporter permease subunit, giving the protein MLATLIRFSIRYSGVVVALAVLLMAFGVYRFMSAGLDIFPEFAPKRVIIQTEAPGLAAEQVEVLVTLPIETAVRPLIGLETLRSESIQGLSIVTATFAENSDIYRNRQLISERLASVGQQLPAGIGTPVAVPLSSSSSTVLTIGVSSDTQSLMELRSLVDWTLAPRLLAVPGVADVNVFGGDVQQLQVQVKPEALQRFNLSLDEVVAAAAGAAQISGAGFIENSNQRFTLQVSGQPVNPEQYKSLVVKRQNGSSITLNDVADIQYAAAPPISAAQIMGKPGVVLMVIGQFGANTLSVSRQVEAVLAGFEPLFEQQGVDFYSHLFRPADYIETSVHNLAGHLLFGGLFVVVILYLFLFNMRSAFIAALAIPLSLMSAVIVLLEMGVNLNIMVLGGLAIALGEVVDDAIIDTENIFRRLRENQLKPRPAGVAEVIQQASLEVRGSVVYASFIVALVFVPLLTLSGVAGRLFAPLGYSYILAILMSLLVALTLTPALCHLLLKRNLSPDIDPPLIKRLKPLYAGQLQWVMRDFKAVALGCVVLFVLGLMAFLRLDHKFLPELREGHFIVHTASVPGTSLSESIRIGSLLTERFLTIDGVESVSQWAGRAERGADTYGSHYSEYEVRLKPLSGAGQQGVLEALRDILDDFPGIHYEANTFLTERVDETISGYTAPVVVNIYGNDLAALDNKAQAAAKIIETIPGAVDVQMRSPPATSLLDVRLNLQQLQFRGISPAQVMMALETAYEGRIVGKNIRGNRIFNVAVTLPPELKTRADALRQIALINADGERVLLGQVAEIRHSEGRYNILHQGALRAQTVTCNVEDRDMDAFMRELKSRLLQDISWSSDSYPEFIGAALEQTRARQALIMQSLLAGAGVLVLIYIALGSLRHTVLTLLNLPFALLGGVLAVVLTGAALSVGSFVGFVTLFGITVRNCIMLISHYRHLIEQEGQSWTAETALRGAQERLPSILMTALVTALAMLPVAFDSDNPGREIMGPMAAIIIGGLVSSTLLNLLLLPAILLRYGRFEGRDAV; this is encoded by the coding sequence ATGCTCGCTACTCTGATTCGCTTTTCCATCCGCTATTCCGGTGTCGTTGTCGCTCTGGCTGTATTGCTGATGGCCTTTGGCGTTTACCGTTTTATGAGTGCCGGGCTGGATATTTTTCCGGAATTCGCCCCCAAGCGGGTCATCATTCAAACCGAAGCGCCCGGCTTGGCGGCCGAACAGGTGGAAGTGCTGGTGACATTGCCCATTGAAACCGCCGTTCGCCCCTTGATCGGCTTGGAAACCCTGCGTTCCGAGTCGATTCAGGGCTTGTCCATCGTTACCGCCACTTTTGCGGAAAACAGCGATATTTACCGTAACCGCCAATTGATCAGCGAACGGCTGGCCAGCGTGGGGCAGCAGTTACCCGCCGGCATCGGCACGCCGGTGGCCGTGCCGCTATCTTCGTCGTCGTCAACCGTGCTGACGATAGGTGTGAGTTCCGACACGCAGTCTCTGATGGAATTACGCAGTCTGGTGGACTGGACGCTGGCACCGAGGCTTTTGGCCGTGCCGGGTGTGGCGGATGTGAATGTGTTCGGCGGCGATGTGCAGCAATTGCAGGTGCAGGTAAAACCGGAGGCTTTGCAACGCTTTAATCTGAGCTTGGACGAAGTGGTCGCCGCTGCCGCCGGAGCGGCGCAAATCAGCGGCGCCGGGTTTATTGAAAACAGCAATCAGCGCTTTACCTTGCAGGTCAGCGGCCAGCCGGTCAATCCGGAGCAGTATAAAAGTCTGGTGGTCAAGCGCCAAAACGGCAGCAGCATTACGTTAAACGACGTGGCGGATATCCAATACGCTGCCGCACCGCCGATCAGCGCCGCGCAAATCATGGGCAAGCCCGGGGTGGTGCTGATGGTGATCGGTCAGTTCGGCGCCAATACCTTGTCGGTATCGCGGCAGGTGGAAGCCGTTTTGGCCGGCTTTGAGCCCTTGTTTGAACAGCAAGGGGTGGATTTCTACTCGCACCTGTTCCGGCCGGCCGATTACATCGAAACCTCGGTACACAATCTGGCCGGCCATTTGCTGTTCGGCGGCTTGTTTGTGGTGGTGATTTTATACCTGTTCTTATTCAACATGCGTAGCGCTTTTATCGCCGCGCTGGCGATACCGCTATCCTTGATGTCGGCGGTAATCGTACTGCTGGAAATGGGCGTCAATCTGAATATTATGGTCTTGGGTGGTTTGGCGATTGCCCTGGGCGAAGTGGTGGACGACGCCATCATCGATACCGAAAACATCTTTCGCCGTTTGCGGGAAAACCAGCTTAAACCCCGGCCGGCCGGTGTAGCCGAAGTTATCCAGCAGGCTTCCCTGGAGGTGCGCGGTTCGGTGGTATACGCCAGTTTTATCGTCGCCCTGGTTTTCGTACCTTTATTGACTTTGAGCGGCGTGGCCGGACGCTTGTTTGCGCCCTTGGGTTATTCCTATATTCTGGCGATACTGATGTCGCTGCTGGTGGCGCTGACGCTGACGCCGGCCTTGTGCCATTTATTGCTTAAACGTAACTTGTCTCCAGACATCGATCCGCCGCTGATCAAGCGCTTGAAACCGCTGTATGCCGGGCAATTGCAATGGGTGATGCGGGATTTCAAGGCGGTTGCCTTGGGCTGTGTTGTGCTTTTCGTGCTGGGCCTGATGGCTTTTTTACGCCTGGATCACAAGTTTTTGCCGGAGCTGCGCGAAGGCCATTTTATCGTGCACACAGCCAGTGTGCCGGGTACCTCGTTGAGCGAATCGATACGCATTGGCAGCTTGCTGACTGAGCGTTTTCTGACTATCGACGGTGTGGAATCGGTATCGCAATGGGCGGGTAGGGCGGAGCGGGGCGCGGACACTTACGGCAGCCATTACAGCGAGTACGAAGTCAGGTTAAAACCCTTGTCCGGCGCCGGCCAGCAAGGGGTATTGGAGGCTTTGCGGGATATTCTGGACGATTTTCCCGGCATACATTACGAAGCCAATACCTTTTTGACCGAGCGGGTGGACGAAACCATTTCCGGCTACACCGCGCCGGTGGTGGTGAATATTTACGGCAACGATCTGGCGGCACTCGATAATAAAGCCCAGGCGGCGGCGAAAATTATCGAAACCATCCCTGGTGCGGTCGACGTGCAAATGCGCTCGCCGCCGGCTACTTCGCTGCTGGATGTGCGCTTGAATTTACAGCAGTTGCAATTTCGCGGCATTAGTCCGGCGCAGGTCATGATGGCGCTGGAAACTGCCTATGAAGGCCGTATCGTCGGCAAAAATATCCGAGGCAACCGGATATTTAACGTGGCGGTGACCTTGCCGCCCGAATTGAAAACCCGCGCCGACGCCTTGCGGCAAATCGCCTTGATAAATGCCGACGGCGAGCGGGTTTTGTTAGGGCAGGTGGCCGAGATACGCCACAGCGAAGGCCGTTACAACATTTTGCACCAAGGCGCGTTAAGGGCGCAGACCGTTACCTGCAATGTCGAGGATCGCGATATGGACGCCTTCATGCGGGAACTGAAAAGCCGTTTGTTGCAGGATATAAGCTGGAGCAGCGACAGCTACCCGGAGTTTATCGGCGCGGCGCTGGAGCAGACCAGGGCCCGTCAAGCCCTGATCATGCAGTCGCTGTTGGCCGGGGCCGGGGTGCTGGTGCTGATTTATATCGCGTTGGGTAGCTTGCGACACACGGTTTTGACCTTGCTGAATCTGCCGTTTGCCTTGTTGGGCGGCGTGCTGGCAGTGGTATTGACCGGCGCAGCCTTGTCGGTGGGCTCTTTTGTAGGCTTTGTAACCTTGTTCGGCATCACCGTACGCAACTGCATTATGTTGATTTCGCATTACCGGCATTTGATCGAGCAGGAAGGTCAGAGCTGGACCGCCGAGACAGCGTTACGCGGCGCCCAGGAACGGTTGCCGTCGATTTTGATGACGGCGCTGGTCACAGCCTTGGCCATGTTGCCGGTGGCTTTCGACAGCGATAATCCGGGCCGGGAAATCATGGGGCCGATGGCGGCCATCATCATCGGCGGCTTGGTGTCGTCGACGCTGTTGAATCTGTTGTTGCTACCGGCGATATTGTTACGCTACGGGCGGTTTGAGGGAAGGGACGCAGTATAA
- a CDS encoding tetratricopeptide repeat protein — MKPLSKHPQPAELQALHHLFQTGQLALAEHQSLALSTRYPKSPAVLNLLGMCQQGQGKLREAAATFRKILTLDPRIAELHFNLGAIYTQLNDNKAAMASYRKAVQLKPDFAMAHFNLGALLQQQDQLPEAAKHYEQAVQQQPGFFEAWVNWGAVLQLRGDLQAAEQCYRKALALHDDARGHFNLGTTLYGQGEHAAALREFKEALRLDPQFADAWNDIGEIYRDQGDMDEAVRSYRQALKAEPRHARANYNLGECYCLGGQLEEAVPYFAASDFADARERVLQCLYKTGQFETFKQRLDELAKTTQHHSILLGTLSTHYAINFQQENNYRFCKNPMDFVQHTRIEELATPDSPLLNELLNDITHLSIAERKQGRLYYGKQSAGNLLQRSEPSFQKLAALIRAKVKTYQKQFAASQDGLIRLFPKQLEFASSWYLRMQQGGYLTSHIHEEGWISGCVYLQLPDKCDNHEGSFEYGTDGDDYPRMHDDFPSQIVDQAVGDLVLFPSSLFHRTIPFQSDQERVCVAFDIKPRLA, encoded by the coding sequence ATGAAGCCATTATCCAAACACCCTCAGCCCGCCGAATTGCAGGCCCTGCATCATTTATTTCAGACCGGCCAATTAGCGCTGGCGGAACATCAGTCCCTGGCGTTATCGACGCGCTACCCTAAATCGCCGGCGGTGTTGAATTTATTAGGCATGTGCCAGCAAGGCCAGGGCAAGCTGCGCGAGGCGGCCGCCACCTTTCGTAAAATTCTGACGCTGGACCCACGGATTGCCGAACTGCACTTCAATCTGGGTGCGATTTACACCCAATTGAACGATAACAAAGCCGCCATGGCCAGTTACCGCAAAGCCGTGCAACTGAAGCCCGACTTTGCGATGGCCCATTTTAATCTGGGTGCATTGTTGCAACAGCAAGACCAGTTACCGGAAGCGGCCAAGCATTATGAACAGGCCGTACAGCAACAACCGGGCTTTTTTGAAGCCTGGGTCAACTGGGGGGCGGTTTTACAATTGCGCGGCGACCTGCAAGCCGCCGAGCAATGCTATCGCAAGGCCCTGGCACTGCATGACGACGCCCGCGGGCATTTCAATTTGGGTACGACCCTATACGGGCAAGGCGAACATGCGGCTGCCTTGCGAGAATTCAAGGAAGCCTTGCGCTTGGACCCGCAGTTTGCCGATGCCTGGAACGATATCGGCGAAATTTACCGCGACCAGGGCGATATGGACGAAGCGGTGCGCAGTTACCGGCAAGCCCTAAAGGCGGAGCCCCGGCACGCCCGCGCTAATTACAACCTGGGCGAATGCTATTGCCTGGGCGGGCAACTCGAAGAGGCCGTGCCCTATTTCGCCGCCTCCGATTTTGCCGATGCCCGGGAGCGCGTGCTGCAATGCCTGTACAAAACCGGCCAATTCGAAACCTTTAAGCAGCGTTTGGACGAACTGGCAAAAACGACTCAGCACCACTCCATTCTGTTAGGCACCCTGTCCACCCATTACGCCATCAATTTTCAACAGGAAAACAACTATCGATTCTGCAAGAACCCGATGGATTTCGTGCAGCATACCCGCATTGAAGAACTCGCCACCCCGGACAGTCCGTTATTAAATGAGCTATTAAACGATATCACCCATCTGTCCATAGCCGAACGCAAGCAAGGCCGCCTGTATTACGGCAAGCAATCCGCGGGTAACTTGCTGCAACGGTCCGAGCCGTCGTTCCAAAAACTGGCCGCGTTGATACGCGCCAAAGTCAAAACCTATCAAAAACAGTTTGCCGCCAGTCAGGACGGTTTGATCCGGCTGTTCCCCAAACAGCTGGAGTTTGCCAGCTCCTGGTATTTGCGCATGCAGCAAGGCGGTTATCTGACGTCGCATATCCACGAAGAAGGCTGGATCAGCGGCTGCGTCTATCTGCAGTTGCCGGATAAGTGCGACAACCACGAAGGCAGTTTCGAATACGGCACCGACGGCGACGATTACCCGCGCATGCATGACGACTTTCCCAGCCAGATTGTCGACCAAGCTGTCGGCGATTTGGTGTTATTCCCCTCCTCCCTGTTCCACCGCACCATTCCGTTCCAATCGGATCAGGAACGGGTCTGCGTAGCCTTCGATATCAAGCCGCGCCTCGCATAG
- a CDS encoding diguanylate cyclase domain-containing protein codes for MPAIKINVLIVENTKLFREMLTELMQSHHSDTVTCSSGAAAIETTKHRNFNLICIAYHLPDMTGDVLCQQLRSKPQLKNSRIILFTCEDNVELLKGALLAGATDIYNKNDFAQFQTYIERYANLVKSNLVGQALLIEDSPSQLKWLKMHLECTGLDVDTFLTAEAALDAFLENQYDIVITDMVLAGKMSGLNLVRNIRRLPSDKGLTPIFAITAYDEISRRIELFQVGVSDYMAKPLNPEELLFRVSNLIKQRQLYYELANERKVLREMTLLDPLTNLYNRMALNQLLPKAIANAKRDKTAVSLVLMDLDFFKRINDDYGHDQGDQVLIETSNWLRNAFRQGDLVFRWGGEEFVIFLNKCTLAEAKVLMEKQRERFERHRVAGHAITASFGISGFEDFNAETGYGELFKQADKAVYKAKQSGRNCVVCAEG; via the coding sequence ATGCCCGCCATTAAGATTAACGTTTTAATTGTCGAAAACACAAAATTATTCAGAGAGATGTTGACTGAACTAATGCAAAGTCACCATAGCGATACCGTTACTTGTTCGTCGGGCGCGGCGGCAATTGAGACCACCAAACACCGCAATTTTAATCTTATTTGTATCGCCTACCATTTACCCGATATGACCGGCGATGTGCTGTGCCAGCAACTGCGCAGCAAACCGCAATTAAAAAACAGCCGCATCATTTTGTTTACCTGCGAAGATAACGTCGAATTGCTCAAAGGCGCATTGCTGGCGGGCGCCACGGATATTTATAACAAAAACGATTTTGCCCAGTTTCAGACTTATATTGAGCGTTACGCCAATTTAGTTAAAAGTAATTTAGTCGGGCAGGCCTTGTTGATTGAAGATTCGCCGTCCCAACTGAAATGGCTGAAAATGCACTTGGAATGCACGGGACTGGATGTCGATACCTTTTTAACCGCTGAAGCCGCATTGGATGCCTTTTTGGAAAATCAATACGATATCGTCATCACCGACATGGTGCTCGCCGGGAAGATGTCGGGGTTAAACTTAGTTAGAAACATACGCCGTCTGCCTTCGGACAAAGGCTTGACGCCTATTTTCGCCATCACCGCCTACGACGAAATCTCTCGCCGCATAGAGCTGTTTCAAGTCGGCGTCAGCGATTACATGGCCAAACCGCTCAATCCGGAAGAATTGCTGTTTCGCGTGTCCAATCTGATAAAACAACGTCAGCTCTATTACGAATTGGCTAACGAACGCAAAGTATTGCGGGAAATGACCTTATTGGACCCGTTAACCAATTTATACAACCGTATGGCTTTAAACCAACTCCTGCCTAAAGCTATCGCCAATGCAAAACGCGACAAAACCGCCGTCAGCTTAGTCCTTATGGACCTGGATTTTTTTAAGCGGATTAATGATGACTACGGCCACGATCAAGGCGATCAGGTTTTGATTGAAACCAGTAACTGGCTGCGCAATGCGTTCCGGCAAGGGGATTTGGTATTTCGCTGGGGCGGCGAGGAATTTGTGATTTTCTTAAATAAATGTACTTTAGCGGAAGCCAAAGTGTTAATGGAAAAACAAAGAGAGCGCTTCGAGCGGCATCGCGTCGCCGGCCATGCTATTACCGCCAGCTTCGGCATTAGCGGTTTTGAAGACTTTAACGCGGAGACCGGTTACGGAGAATTATTCAAACAGGCCGACAAAGCTGTGTATAAGGCCAAACAAAGCGGCCGAAATTGCGTCGTCTGCGCCGAAGGCTAA